A single window of Salvia splendens isolate huo1 chromosome 8, SspV2, whole genome shotgun sequence DNA harbors:
- the LOC121742919 gene encoding E3 ubiquitin-protein ligase SINAT2-like, with translation MIPGCTYEGIIDGHSSDNDVAPEIIEYRASPHRKILSFNGPKRGMTSNTAVHELLECPVCTNVMYPPIHQCPNGHTLCSKCQSKVRCCPICRHELGNIRCLALERVAESLELPCKYQILGCQDIFPYHGRSRHEQTCRFRPYKCPYAGADCPISGSIPFLVDHLKRDHNVDMHDGCTFNHRYVKSNPQDVENATWMLTVFNCYGYQFCLHFEALNLGMAPVYMAFIRFMGDDHDARKFSYSLEVGGNGRKMTWQGVPRSIRDSHTKVRDSMDGLIIQRSMALFFSGGSRQELKLKVAGRIWKEEA, from the exons ATGATTCCGGGGTGCACCTATGAAGGCATTATTGATGGCCACAGTTCAGATAACGATGTTGCTCCAGAGATTATTGAATACAGAGCATCTCCTCATCGGAAGATCTTGTCTTTTAATGGTCCGAAACGTGGCATGACATCAAATACAGCCGTACACGAGCTTCTTGAATGCCCTGTTTGTACAAATGTAATGTACCCCCCAATTCACCAG TGTCCAAATGGCCATACTCTATGCTCGAAGTGTCAGTCAAAGGTGCGGTGCTGCCCAATTTGTCGTCACGAACTTGGGAACATAAGATGCTTAGCGTTGGAACGAGTAGCGGAATCACTTGAACTGCCGTGCAAGTACCAGATCCTCGGGTGTCAGGACATTTTCCCCTATCACGGCAGATCGAGGCACGAACAGACTTGCCGATTTCGTCCCTACAAGTGCCCATACGCTGGTGCAGACTGCCCCATCAGCGGCAGCATTCCTTTCCTCGTAGACCATCTCAAGCGAGACCACAACGTTGATATGCACGACGGGTGCACTTTCAACCACAGATACGTGAAATCCAACCCCCAGGACGTCGAAAATGCCACCTGGATGCTGACT GTTTTCAACTGCTACGGCTACCAGTTTTGCTTGCACTTCGAGGCCCTCAATCTCGGGATGGCTCCCGTGTATATGGCGTTCATCCGTTTCATGGGCGACGACCACGACGCTCGAAAGTTCAGCTACAGCCTGGAGGTCGGAGGAAACGGGAGAAAGATGACGTGGCAAGGGGTCCCGAGGAGCATCCGCGACAGCCACACAAAAGTTCGGGACAGCATGGACGGGCTGATTATCCAACGAAGCATGGCGCTGTTTTTCTCCGGTGGCAGCAGGCAGGAGCTGAAGCTGAAGGTGGCAGGCCGGATATGGAAGGAAGAAGCGTAG
- the LOC121744600 gene encoding pentatricopeptide repeat-containing protein At2g36730-like, producing MFFLINLLNNEINLNRNSIDETFTHSHCNLPMISRHIQSLFQLSKTSAKTLQILHCILLKSSLDYDEYFFSQLMLSAASASASIHHARRLFDSSPIAPPPLFAWNMLIKAYSKSSTPIEAVTLFSELLRTPGSLRPNQFTFPFVVKACGSGSMLGAGGSVHSFAVEAGFASDPHVKNTLLTMYAGFGLIEFARKMFDEMPERSVVSWSSMIAAYVHCNLELDALGAFKEMTMANENPNSVTLITLLSACTKLLNTRLSKSIHTHILINAINLDVALGTALLSTYAKSGHIDEALRVFNSITLKNLQSWTVMISSLANNGRGEEALSLFATMEQTGLKPDSVSFSAALSACSHRGLVSKGKELFEKMVNVYKIKPSVEHYGCMVDLLGRGGETGEAYRVIKSMPMEPNSVILRSYLSACKEHGCVHGLDERLVERLIELESGVGANYVLASSVLVGGKDDMRREMKKKGVEKVAGFSWVEAIPLANEIVM from the exons ATGTTCTTCTTGATTAACCTGTT GAATAatgaaatcaatttaaatagaAATAGTATTGATGAAACGTTCACTCACAGTCACTGTAATCTACCTATGATTTCCCGCCATATTCAAAGCCTCTTCCAACTGTCGAAAACCTCCGCCAAAACCCTCCAAATCCTCCACTGCATCCTCCTCAAATCATCTCTCGATTACGATGAATACTTCTTCTCCCAGCTCATGCTCtctgccgcctccgcctccgcctccatcCACCACGCCCGCCGCCTCTTCGACAGCTCCCCCATCGCGCCGCCGCCCCTCTTCGCTTGGAACATGCTAATCAAGGCCTACTCCAAGAGCTCCACACCGATAGAGGCCGTGACCCTCTTTTCGGAATTGCTTCGAACACCTGGCTCGCTCAGACCCAACCAGTTCACTTTCCCCTTCGTCGTCAAGGCCTGCGGCTCGGGATCGATGCTCGGAGCTGGTGGGTCGGTGCACTCCTTCGCTGTGGAGGCGGGATTCGCTTCCGACCCACACGTGAAGAATACCCTCTTGACGATGTATGCTGGTTTTGGGCTGATTGAGTTTGCAAGGAAGATGTTCGATGAAATGCCTGAGAGAAGTGTGGTGTCTTGGAGCTCCATGATTGCCGCTTATGTTCATTG CAACCTTGAATTGGATGCTTTGGGAGCATTCAAAGAGATGACAATGGCGAACGAGAACCCGAACTCGGTAACACTCATCACCCTTCTCTCCGCCTGCACCAAACTCCTCAACACCAGGCTCTCAAAATCCATCCACACACACATCCTCATCAACGCTATCAACTTAGACGTCGCACTAGGAACGGCCCTTCTAAGCACGTATGCAAAATCCGGCCACATAGACGAAGCCCTCCGCGTTTTCAACTCGATCACCCTAAAAAATCTGCAGTCTTGGACAGTCATGATCTCATCTCTCGCAAACAACGGCCGCGGAGAAGAGGCCTTGTCCTTGTTCGCCACAATGGAGCAAACCGGCTTGAAACCAGACAGCGTGTCGTTCTCAGCTGCGCTCTCGGCTTGCAGCCATAGAGGGCTCGTAAGCAAGGGGAAGGAGCTTTTCGAGAAAATGGTGAATGTGTACAAAATCAAGCCGAGTGTGGAGCACTATGGGTGTATGGTTGATCTATTGGGGCGAGGCGGGGAGACGGGAGAGGCTTATCGGGTTATCAAGAGCATGCCAATGGAGCCTAACTCGGTGATCTTGAGGAGTTACTTGAGTGCTTGTAAAGAGCATGGTTGTGTTCATGGTTtggacgagcggttggtggagCGTTTGATCGAGCTCGAATCGGGAGTTGGGGCCAACTATGTGCTTGCTAGCTCTGTGTTGGTCGGAGGGAAGGATGATATGAGAAgggagatgaagaagaaaggtGTGGAGAAAGTTGCTGGTTTTAGTTGGGTGGAGGCTATTCCTCTTGCTAATGAAATAGTTATgtga
- the LOC121744734 gene encoding DNA (cytosine-5)-methyltransferase CMT3-like isoform X2, translated as MAIKRKSESAKKDPAKKRASTESTAVVDAKPISPAEEEGVARLLGEPVADEEARKRWPHRYQKNQPTEIVQAKCHFLQAEVDGQVYYLDDEAHVKAEEGKQNYICKIVELFQAVDGTQNFSAQWYYRADDTVIKNCTHLIDNRQIFFSEVKDDNPLDCLLKKLRIVLLPLKVEDHVKEKLMSTCEYFYDKMYLLPYTSFVSLPSESTTNSYESGSTLSSDADANSITSVFSELEGQGGERTLLDMYSGCGGMSTGLCLGANSCGVKLVTKWAVDLNPYACESLKLNHPETQVRNEKADDFLRLLVEWEKLCVSYLSSENKSTSSEHVKEEVEDDENDDDDDSEVYEVEEILKVCYGDPNEKNSPELHFKIRWKGYGPDHDTWEPLDGLSSCPEKLKEFVLRGYKSRILPLPGTVDVICGGPPCQGISGFNRFRNKDAPLEDPKNKQLVVFMDIVSHLKPKFVLMENVVDLVKFAGGFLGRYAMGCLVAMGYQARMGMMAAGAYGLPQFRMRVFLWGALPTEKLPSYPLPTHNVVVRGVIPLEFEANTVAYEEGCKLNLKKALVLGDAISDLPRVENDEGRDEIPYDSEPQTEFQGFIRQRRDEMPGHLNAKSEVIEHSLCDHRPLCLNQDDYERVCQIPKKKGANFRDLPGVRVRPDNKVEWDPNVERKKVSSGKPLVPDYAMTFVNGSSSKPFGRLWWDETVPTVVTRAEPHNQAILHPDQDRVLSIRENARLQGFPDYYKLLGPIKERYMQVGNAVAVPVARALGFSLALALRGLSQNEAVMTLPEDYPVMSDVASPAIDMI; from the exons ATGGCGATCAAGAGGAAGTCCGAATCGGCGAAGAAGGATCCGGCGAAGAAACGAGCCTCTACCGAATCAACAGCGGTGGTGGATGCGAAACCGATCAGTCCGGCTGAGGAGGAAGGCGTGGCCCGGCTTTTAGGCGAACCGGTCGCCGACGAGGAAGCTCGGAAACGGTGGCCGCATCGCTACCAGAAAAATCAGCCAACG GAAATCGTCCAAGCAAAATGCCATTTTCTTCAAGCGGAGGTCGATGGACAAGTTTATTACTTGGATGATGAGGCTCATGTTAAG GCTGAGGAAGGGAAGCAAAATTACATATGCAAGATTGTAGAGCTGTTCCAAGCTGTTGATGGGACACAAAATTTTTCAGCTCAGTGGTATTATAGAGCAGATGACACG GTTATTAAAAACTGCACTCACCTTATTGATAATCGGCAAATATTCTTTTCCGAAGTCAAGGATGATAATCCACTTGATTGTCTTCTAAAGAAGCTTAGAATCGTGCTTTTACCTTTGAAG GTTGAAGATCATGTAAAGGAAAAACTTATGTCAACGTGTGAATATTTCTATGACAAAATGTACTTACTTCCGTACACTTCTTTTGTAAGCTTGCCATCAG AGAGTACTACTAACAGCTATGAATCTGGTTCTACTCTCTCTAGTGATGCTGATGCAAATTCTATTACAAGTGTATTTTCTGAGCTTGAAGGGCAAGGTGGTGAGAGAACCCTATTGGACATGTACTCTGGATGTGGTGGAATGTCGACTGGGCTCTGCCTCGGTGCTAACAGTTGTGGCGTTAAACTTGTCACG AAATGGGCTGTTGATCTCAACCCATATGCTTGTGAGAGCCTGAAACTAAACCATCCCGAAACGCAG GTGAGAAATGAAAAAGCAGATGACTTTTTGCGCCTTCTTGTGGAGTGGGAGAAGCTTTGCGTTTCCTATTTGTCCTCAGAAAACAAAAGCACATCCAGTGAGCATGTCAAGGAAGAAGTTGAAGATGAtgaaaatgatgatgatgatgactcCGAAGTGTATGAAGTTGAAGAAATCTTGAAAGTTTGTTACGGAGAcccaaatgaaaaaaattcccCTGAACTACATTTCAAG ATACGGTGGAAGGGTTATGGCCCTGACCATGATACGTGGGAGCCCTTGGATGGTCTGAG TTCTTGCCCAGAAAAGCTGAAGGAATTTGTGCTAAGAGGCTACAAGTCTAGAATATTACCACTTCCT GGAACTGTTGACGTCATATGTGGGGGTCCACCTTGTCAAGGAATAAGTGGCTTTAATAGGTTTAGGAACAAGGACGCACCGCTTGAAGATCCGAAGAACAAACAACTTGTGGTGTTCATGGACATTGTGTCCCATCTTAAGCCAAAGTTTGTGTTAATGGAGAATGTTGTTGACCTTGTGAAGTTTGCTGGCGGTTTTCTCGGTAGATATGCAATGGGCTGCCTTGTGGCCATGGGCTATCAAGCGAGAATGGGAATGATGGCAGCCGGTGCATACGGCCTGCCTCAGTTCCGCATGCGTGTATTCTTGTGGGGTGCACTTCCCACAGAG AAACTACCCTCATATCCATTGCCAACCCATAACGTTGTTGTTAGAGGAGTTATTCCTCTTGAGTTTGAG GCCAATACAGTTGCATATGAAGAAGGGTGTAAATTAAACCTAAAGAAGGCACTGGTTCTTGGCGATGCTATCTCCGACCTCCCTCGT GTTGAGAATGACGAGGGGCGCGATGAAATACCTTACGACTCCGAGCCTCAAACTGAATTCCAAGGCTTCATTAGGCAAAGAAGGGATG AAATGCCTGGTCACTTGAATGCCAAATCTGAGGTGATTGAACATTCTTTGTGTGATCATCGACCTCTTTGTCTAAATCAGGATGACTACGAGCGCGTTTGCCAAATACCTAAAAAGAAG GGTGCAAACTTCAGGGATTTGCCAGGTGTGAGAGTTCGTCCGGACAACAAAGTCGAATGGGACCCTAAtgtggagagaaaaaaagtttCTTCTGGGAAACCATTG GTCCCTGATTATGCTATGACTTTTGTTAACGGAAGCTCAAGCAA GCCGTTTGGGCGTTTGTGGTGGGACGAAACAGTTCCTACCGTTGTCACTCGAGCAGAGCCTCATAATCAG GCAATCTTGCATCCTGACCAAGATAGAGTTCTCTCAATCCGTGAAAATGCCCGACTGCAAGGCTTTCCTGATTACTACAAACTTCTCGGCCCTATAAAGGAGAG ATACATGCAAGTGGGGAACGCGGTGGCTGTGCCAGTGGCACGAGCATTGGGGTTCTCGTTGGCTCTGGCGTTGAGGGGGTTGTCTCAAAATGAAGCAGTGATGACATTGCCTGAAGATTATCCCGTGATGAGTGATGTAGCTTCACCAGCTATTGACATGATatga
- the LOC121744734 gene encoding DNA (cytosine-5)-methyltransferase CMT3-like isoform X1: protein MAIKRKSESAKKDPAKKRASTESTAVVDAKPISPAEEEGVARLLGEPVADEEARKRWPHRYQKNQPTEIVQAKCHFLQAEVDGQVYYLDDEAHVKAEEGKQNYICKIVELFQAVDGTQNFSAQWYYRADDTVIKNCTHLIDNRQIFFSEVKDDNPLDCLLKKLRIVLLPLKVEDHVKEKLMSTCEYFYDKMYLLPYTSFVSLPSESTTNSYESGSTLSSDADANSITSVFSELEGQGGERTLLDMYSGCGGMSTGLCLGANSCGVKLVTKWAVDLNPYACESLKLNHPETQVRNEKADDFLRLLVEWEKLCVSYLSSENKSTSSEHVKEEVEDDENDDDDDSEVYEVEEILKVCYGDPNEKNSPELHFKIRWKGYGPDHDTWEPLDGLSSCPEKLKEFVLRGYKSRILPLPGTVDVICGGPPCQGISGFNRFRNKDAPLEDPKNKQLVVFMDIVSHLKPKFVLMENVVDLVKFAGGFLGRYAMGCLVAMGYQARMGMMAAGAYGLPQFRMRVFLWGALPTEKLPSYPLPTHNVVVRGVIPLEFEANTVAYEEGCKLNLKKALVLGDAISDLPRVCRTLLSQPMVENDEGRDEIPYDSEPQTEFQGFIRQRRDEMPGHLNAKSEVIEHSLCDHRPLCLNQDDYERVCQIPKKKGANFRDLPGVRVRPDNKVEWDPNVERKKVSSGKPLVPDYAMTFVNGSSSKPFGRLWWDETVPTVVTRAEPHNQAILHPDQDRVLSIRENARLQGFPDYYKLLGPIKERYMQVGNAVAVPVARALGFSLALALRGLSQNEAVMTLPEDYPVMSDVASPAIDMI from the exons ATGGCGATCAAGAGGAAGTCCGAATCGGCGAAGAAGGATCCGGCGAAGAAACGAGCCTCTACCGAATCAACAGCGGTGGTGGATGCGAAACCGATCAGTCCGGCTGAGGAGGAAGGCGTGGCCCGGCTTTTAGGCGAACCGGTCGCCGACGAGGAAGCTCGGAAACGGTGGCCGCATCGCTACCAGAAAAATCAGCCAACG GAAATCGTCCAAGCAAAATGCCATTTTCTTCAAGCGGAGGTCGATGGACAAGTTTATTACTTGGATGATGAGGCTCATGTTAAG GCTGAGGAAGGGAAGCAAAATTACATATGCAAGATTGTAGAGCTGTTCCAAGCTGTTGATGGGACACAAAATTTTTCAGCTCAGTGGTATTATAGAGCAGATGACACG GTTATTAAAAACTGCACTCACCTTATTGATAATCGGCAAATATTCTTTTCCGAAGTCAAGGATGATAATCCACTTGATTGTCTTCTAAAGAAGCTTAGAATCGTGCTTTTACCTTTGAAG GTTGAAGATCATGTAAAGGAAAAACTTATGTCAACGTGTGAATATTTCTATGACAAAATGTACTTACTTCCGTACACTTCTTTTGTAAGCTTGCCATCAG AGAGTACTACTAACAGCTATGAATCTGGTTCTACTCTCTCTAGTGATGCTGATGCAAATTCTATTACAAGTGTATTTTCTGAGCTTGAAGGGCAAGGTGGTGAGAGAACCCTATTGGACATGTACTCTGGATGTGGTGGAATGTCGACTGGGCTCTGCCTCGGTGCTAACAGTTGTGGCGTTAAACTTGTCACG AAATGGGCTGTTGATCTCAACCCATATGCTTGTGAGAGCCTGAAACTAAACCATCCCGAAACGCAG GTGAGAAATGAAAAAGCAGATGACTTTTTGCGCCTTCTTGTGGAGTGGGAGAAGCTTTGCGTTTCCTATTTGTCCTCAGAAAACAAAAGCACATCCAGTGAGCATGTCAAGGAAGAAGTTGAAGATGAtgaaaatgatgatgatgatgactcCGAAGTGTATGAAGTTGAAGAAATCTTGAAAGTTTGTTACGGAGAcccaaatgaaaaaaattcccCTGAACTACATTTCAAG ATACGGTGGAAGGGTTATGGCCCTGACCATGATACGTGGGAGCCCTTGGATGGTCTGAG TTCTTGCCCAGAAAAGCTGAAGGAATTTGTGCTAAGAGGCTACAAGTCTAGAATATTACCACTTCCT GGAACTGTTGACGTCATATGTGGGGGTCCACCTTGTCAAGGAATAAGTGGCTTTAATAGGTTTAGGAACAAGGACGCACCGCTTGAAGATCCGAAGAACAAACAACTTGTGGTGTTCATGGACATTGTGTCCCATCTTAAGCCAAAGTTTGTGTTAATGGAGAATGTTGTTGACCTTGTGAAGTTTGCTGGCGGTTTTCTCGGTAGATATGCAATGGGCTGCCTTGTGGCCATGGGCTATCAAGCGAGAATGGGAATGATGGCAGCCGGTGCATACGGCCTGCCTCAGTTCCGCATGCGTGTATTCTTGTGGGGTGCACTTCCCACAGAG AAACTACCCTCATATCCATTGCCAACCCATAACGTTGTTGTTAGAGGAGTTATTCCTCTTGAGTTTGAG GCCAATACAGTTGCATATGAAGAAGGGTGTAAATTAAACCTAAAGAAGGCACTGGTTCTTGGCGATGCTATCTCCGACCTCCCTCGTGTATGTAGAACTTTGCTATCTCAGCCTATG GTTGAGAATGACGAGGGGCGCGATGAAATACCTTACGACTCCGAGCCTCAAACTGAATTCCAAGGCTTCATTAGGCAAAGAAGGGATG AAATGCCTGGTCACTTGAATGCCAAATCTGAGGTGATTGAACATTCTTTGTGTGATCATCGACCTCTTTGTCTAAATCAGGATGACTACGAGCGCGTTTGCCAAATACCTAAAAAGAAG GGTGCAAACTTCAGGGATTTGCCAGGTGTGAGAGTTCGTCCGGACAACAAAGTCGAATGGGACCCTAAtgtggagagaaaaaaagtttCTTCTGGGAAACCATTG GTCCCTGATTATGCTATGACTTTTGTTAACGGAAGCTCAAGCAA GCCGTTTGGGCGTTTGTGGTGGGACGAAACAGTTCCTACCGTTGTCACTCGAGCAGAGCCTCATAATCAG GCAATCTTGCATCCTGACCAAGATAGAGTTCTCTCAATCCGTGAAAATGCCCGACTGCAAGGCTTTCCTGATTACTACAAACTTCTCGGCCCTATAAAGGAGAG ATACATGCAAGTGGGGAACGCGGTGGCTGTGCCAGTGGCACGAGCATTGGGGTTCTCGTTGGCTCTGGCGTTGAGGGGGTTGTCTCAAAATGAAGCAGTGATGACATTGCCTGAAGATTATCCCGTGATGAGTGATGTAGCTTCACCAGCTATTGACATGATatga